The Glycine max cultivar Williams 82 chromosome 3, Glycine_max_v4.0, whole genome shotgun sequence sequence ACCCACTTGTTCCTCACCTCGCACCGGAACGCGTGGCTGGCGGAGGAGAAGTGCCTCCGGCACCAGATTGATGCCACGACGGAGGAGATCACGCACCTGTGTGGCCTCAACGAAAACTACTTCTCAGGTGAGTTTCTCGCCTCGGTCGCGTTCCTCCACCGCGTGAAGGTCATTGTTCTGTCGCAGAACCATATCTCCGGCGCCATTCCGGCATCGCTGCTGAATCTTCGACGACTGTACGTTCTCTACTTGCAAGACAACGCGTTCACCGGACGCATTCCCGGTTTCAAGTAGAGCAGCCTCAGGTATTTAAATGTGTCCAACAACCGGCTCTCGGGCAAGATTCCGGTGAGGTCGGCATGGATCCGGTTCAATGCGTCGTCATTTTGGGGGAACCCGAGGCTCTGCGGGGAACAGATCGAAGAAGCATGCAAAATGGTGTGTTGGAATTCCATGATGTTCATGACAAACAAAGGTACTTGCTAATTTCTTTActgatctaaaaaaaattccctTGTGTTTGCTGAGTCATTCATATCGTTAAAGTATTGCGAGGAAAGGAGGTGGAAGGGATTTCATATCGTTCAAGtccaaaataatgtaatttgatATTACTTCTGTATGTTTTGTTTCTGATTTTTTGTTACTATGGCAGGCACACAGTGAGTTGGAGACGtgtttttttcatagtagaatctTGAACTGGGTGATAAGTGCAAGCTGCCAGATGGTATTTATACATTTGAGCATTAGCAAGATGCACCTTCTGGCTAGTATTTGCTGCTCCCaattgattaagaaaattaagaagattcacaaatttggtcGACATTTAGacatatatatttcaatatgTGATGATTTTGTTGAATGGGGGAGTGCCTATTgaattaatattgttttttcaggaatttggttGTTGCTAATAGCAGaagttgtttttactttttagtagatattgatttctgatgtttaGTTATACTTTGTCTGTAGTAACAGAGAAAATATGCTTGCTACCGCCCTACAGAGAAAATATGCTTGCTAACTTTTTTCTCGAAACATGCTCTTCTATTTCCTATACTGTTCTTCTCTGAAGCATATTTATGAACATTATATGTATCAtaagtaaaaaatttatcatggtTGGTGTGTTAACAATACCTATTCCAACAGCTTCCTTTCCACAAGATGTATGTCATAGTCTCGGCTTTTTGTAATCTATGTTCATTACATACTTTCTATATCTCATTTTATTCGTTTTTTGGTGCAGCGCCCATTCTTTGGGTTCAATTGACTTAAGCAATTCACCCCTCTCCCACATAAATTTGATTGTCTTTTGTTGCCTCTCTGTTTGCTTGAACAAATGGTTCCAATTTTAATTTAGGCTGGAGAAAGGGTAGAAACACACTTTTTGCAACACTCTATTATAA is a genomic window containing:
- the LOC102663496 gene encoding leucine-rich repeat receptor-like serine/threonine-protein kinase At1g17230: MSLIVSLSHSVFMIQRLFAFTLLLPPDFLLHHLTFCLPPLGYTPSEPLPKTTLRFTPPLLQTLPLFIAAIAFFEKCLRHQIDATTEEITHLCGLNENYFSGEFLASVAFLHRVKVIVLSQNHISGAIPASLLNLRRLYVLYLQDNAFTGRIPGFK